One window of the Dryobates pubescens isolate bDryPub1 chromosome 13, bDryPub1.pri, whole genome shotgun sequence genome contains the following:
- the TIMM22 gene encoding mitochondrial import inner membrane translocase subunit Tim22, producing MAPSSAPGASEPPPPPLQYSLLLQHLVGEQRRPRALDPAALGGIPSPPKSEEQKMVERAMESCAFKAVLACVGGFVLGGAFGVFTAGIDTNVGFDPKDPYRTPTAKEVLKDMGQRGISYAKNFAIVGAMFSCTECVVESYRGKSDWKNSVISGCITGGAIGFRAGLKAGVIGCGGFAAFSAAIDYYLR from the exons ATGGCGCCGTCCTCCGCTCCGGGTGCCTCGGagccccccccgccgccgctgcagtacagcctgctgctgcagcacctggtGGGCGAGCAGCGGCGGCCCCGCGCCTTGGACCCTGCGGCTCTCGGCGGCATCCCCAGCCCGCCCAAGAGCGAGGAGCAGAAGATGGTGGAGCGGGCCATGGAGAGCTGCGCCTTCAAGGCGGTGCTGGCCTGCGTGGGAG GATTTGTTCTGGGAGGTGCATTTGGTGTCTTCACCGCTGGCATTGACACCAACGTTGGGTTTGATCCCAAGGATCCATATCGTACGCCGACTGCTAAAGAGGTCCTCAAAGATATGGGGCAGCGAGGCATATCCTATGCAAAAAACTTTGCCATTGTGGGTGCCATGTTCTCCTGCACTGAATGTGTGGTGGAATCT TACCGTGGGAAGTCAGACTGGAAGAACAGTGTCATCAGTGGCTGCATCACAGGAGGAGCAATCGGCTTCAGAG CTGGTTTGAAGGCCGGCGTGATCGGCTGCGGTGGATTTGCCGCTTTCTCCGCTGCCATCGATTACTACCTACGGTAG